The DNA segment tctgtgtttagcctcttgtgggtagtaaagaaataggtatttcgtctgccgttacattctgagttcaaattccgccgaggtcgactttgcctttcatcctttcagggtcgattatataagtaccagttacgcactggggtcgttataatcgacttaatccttttgtctgtctttgtttgtttcttctgtgtttagccccttatgggctgaactgctaaattacggggatgtaacacaccagcatcagttgtcaagcgatgttggggggggggacaaacacagacacacaaacgtatacatacacacatacatatttacaatgggcttctttcagtttccgtctaccaaatccactcactaggctttgctcagcccaagtctatagtagcagacactttctcaaggtgccacatagtgggactgaacccagaaccatgcggttggcaagcaagctacttgccacacagccactcctacgcctgtgaagtttatatttacaaaacatttcagtGAAGCTATCTTGGAAAACATGAAAACCAATAATGTTTCAAATCAACATGAGATCATTCAACagttgcaaaagaaaaaattgttgTTCACTCTGGCTAGTATTCAACTCCAACTTGCTGTTGGAGATGTCCCAGCATGTGGCGTCCAAGATGAGGTGGGCTACCACCGTGGAATGTGAAAACTGTCATACAGTCTGGACTTTTACCATGCCCTCTGTCTAGCCATGCTGGCTCAAGCTGGGAAGGAAACCCTGTGGCGTCTAAGCtttatgacatgcataagatctggtcatcaaatctaaatagagacttcaaacttgaaatcttcaaagccacagtcgaaccaattctactatatggctcagaaacctggactttatcaaagaagcttgagaggcggttggatggaacctacactcgcctccttatgaaagctcaaaatctctcgtggaagcaccatccaaccaaaatgcaaatatatgggaaactaccacctgtgccatctcttgtgaaaggtaagagagtccagtttgctggacattgttgtagagctgaaaaagaggtaatttctactcttctcctctggaagccatctacccaCAATACCAGTgtgcgcacactctcctaccctgatgtaatttccagggatacaggcatccagcaacaggacctccgtaatgccatgatggaccgtgaagtctggcgtagcatggtaaattccattgtctcgaccacggtcgtacaatgatgaatgatgatgatgaccttgtTATCATGGCATAGAAGGCAGGGCTGTGTGGAGGCTGAAAGAATCCACTGTAGATCTGCACTGACATTCAGTGGGGCTTGTATATCTGGAGACCATACCTCAGGGGAAACGCCAATGTGCAGGCAGTCACTAAGAAGCTGAGTACGTGTTGCAAGGAATGGCACCACATTGAGCTATATTCTGCTGTGTGGCTCAGACGCTAAACAGAAACATGCCAGACTGTGCTGTTCAAGTCAGCACACTAGCTCATCCACAGTTATGCTACACTGGATGGTATCCTACTTCCTTTGAGAGGACCAAACATTCACAGAAGAGGGTGGACATCAGCTGAGTGCAGGGCGAGTTGGTTCCATGTTGTGTCGGCCACTTCACATTCCCCAATTGCAGATGTGAAAAACCCTATTAATGAGGACATGGCAAGGGGTCACTGACAAGAGAAAAGGTGGTAGGGCCAGTGAGACCGGAGATCAAAGGTTGAGGCTGCAATATTTGATGGATAAAGTTTCCTGTTGCcacaaaaacaccaacaaaatCACAATTATCTTCAAAACCAGCAAAAAGTAAAAACATACTCAGAATCATCATGAAAAGTACcaataaacagcaacaaaatcataatcaacttCAAAACCAGCAAAAAACACTAAAACATGTTCTCACCCACCCACTAAAAAACCAGCAGCAACATAATCATGATCACCATAAAAACCACTGAAGACACctacattattataatcattatcgaTACAACCACaaaacaccaacacaaccatAATCAGCACCAATACCAACAAAATACACCAACACAATCGTAATTATCATGAAAAGTACCTAAAGACACCAACAGTATCAGAATCGTTATCAAAGCCACCAAAAAACTTTTAAgaaaatcataatcatcatcagtacTGCTGAAAACACCAACACAATATGAATCATAACCAaaatcacacaaaaaaaagaaaaataataacataccCATAATCATCATGAAAACCACCTTAAGATAATTATAATCAACAAAACCACCAAAACCACTGACGCAATGGTAATCCTCATCATAATTACCAAaatcacatacacaatcataattattgggttgtctagaaagtttgtgccgatttttaaaagaaagaaaaaggtcaataaatacgtgccattacatttttaatcaaccaaatatgaggcacgtaaaaagcaccatccgaacgtggtcaatgccagcaccaccttgactggcttccgtgccagtggcacataaaaagcaccatccgaacgtggctgatgccagcgctgccttgactggcttccgtgccagtggcacataaaaagcaccatccgaacgtggctgatgccagcgctgccttgactggcttccgtgccggtggcatgtaaaaagcacccactacactcacagagtggttggcgttaggaagggcatccagctgtagaaacactgccagatcagactggggcctggtgcagccttctggcttcccagatcccggtcgaaccatccaacccatgctagcatggaaaacagacgttaaatgatgatgatgaaatatgaactattttgttgcacaatgcatctccagcattcctttaacttgaaaaataccctcttcccagaattggggtggtttcatggcaaagaattcatcaaggtatctttttacgtcatccaagaaattgaaatttttaccattaagattattctgcagagacctgaataagtggaaatccgaaggagcaatatttggtgaatatggaaggtggggtaacacatcccagccgagctgcagcaatttttgtctggtttccaaagcatcaagtgccgaaaatgaactttcttatcttccattttaaagggttacagaattaacacaggttataggaacataaacattcttccggaaaaagatagcttaaactgtgctctaaatagaggtgtagtcaaatcctattttatggactctaccatgttctaaaataagtcgaatggtaagctactataaattgacacaaactttccggacaacccaatataattattatggagatgtacttgcatagcgagtgacttgatctgagatcgtatgctggaacgaaaacaattgcagcgtggaaggtgtttataagccatttaagaaatgcacgttagattcacttcaacatttaaatttaatttgtcaaaatatgttcgttgctttgagaccgcagtatgaagttttgtcagtaaacaggtcatggtctcaaagcaatgaaaatattttgacaaattaaatttaagtgttgaagtgaatctaacggtttttgtgtgtttcttaaacggcttataaacaccttccacgctccaatataattagaaacaaacaaaagaaatcaacATACTCATGATCCTTATCAATACCACCATAAACCATGAACACAATCATAATCATTATCGATATCACCAAATAAcaccagcatcatcataatcatcctcaaaACCACAGCAACGCAATCCTGatcaccatcaaaaccaccaaaccagcagaactgagaaaaacatcacagatgtgcttgaattttttgttgtttgttccttcccgagccatcccagtttccttggcgtataggttccccacctggacgggacgccggtccatcgcaagtgagctgcaagatgcaggaggaaagagtgagagaaagttgtggcgaaattgtcagcagaagttcgccattaccttctgccggagccgcgtgaagcttgggtgtttcgctcataaacacacacatcacctggtctgagatttgaacccgcgatccctcaaccgcttctctaaccactaggccatgtgcctccacagatgtgcttgaattttttgttgtttgttccttctcgagccacacctggttCATTAggaccggtttcccagtttccttggcgtataggttccccacctggacgggacgccggtccatcgcaggtgagctgcaagatgcaggaggaaagagtgagagaaagttgtggcgaaagagtcagcagaagttcgccattaccttctgccggagccgcgtggagctttggtgttttcgctcataaacacacacatcgcccggtctgaggttcgaacccgcgatccctcgaccgcaagacggctgctctaaccactaggccatgtgcctccacagatgtgcttgaattttttgttgtttgttccttctcgagccatgcctggctcattacggccggtttcccagtttccttggtgtataggttccccacctggatgggacgccggtccgtcgcaggtgagctgcaagatgcaggaggaaagagtgagaaaaagttgtggtgaaagagtcagcagaagttcgccattaccttctgccagagccgcgtggagcttaggtgttttgcttataaacacacatatcgcccggtctgagattcaaacccgcgatcccttaaCCAcgagaccgctgctctaaccactaggccatgtgcctccacagatgtgcttgaatcaccatccatgagttatcagaggatgtgcagattagttatggttcagttcagtccattatcactgaagaatttgggtatgagacacgtaTCTGCCTTgattgtgccaaaactgctttcagctgaccaaaaagacacttgggtttcagttgcacaagatcttgattgtgtcaagaatgatgaaaacatcttgaaaactttgcgtaggcctctgagcaggtatcgcaaagcttttggtaaaatttgatgcagattctccactcaactttctctgtcatagttAATGTCACGATTACGTTACACACCTTCTTTCCAAGtgctgctgtaaacagcagaaatgagctaaaatgttaaaacttagtgcacaagcacaacagagttcaaaatGACTCTACACCAATCAGCTTCACTCTGTgcactttagctttgttactatggcaacagtccggatacttattgatcagacaggGTTgcagatctgtggaataagctgccggatgagatagtgaagatgccgacgaccactcagttcaaagtctctcttgaccagaaatggcctgaactctttgcatgaacactctccctgtacataactccatgtccccctacatggccttgcttttgctttttgagccaaaaaattaacttaacttaacttaactaagtccatgtatatgtgtgtgtgtgtatgtatgtataaacataaacaccCATTATAAATTTTGATTTGTTCCTGTAATTATCAGTAGAACCCCTACCTATATTTAGTCAAGTCTTCCTCCTTTGCCTCACACTGCTATATCTACTGTTATTCAAACCTGACACAGACTTCACCACCATCGCCCCAGCTAATCTGTGGGATTGCATGAGAGAGACCATCTGCTGTTTCACCATTCTCTATATACAATCAATAAGTGAGGACATATTTTTACCATGTAAGCTATTACAAGTATTTGCTtttgctttatatacatatatgaacgtgtgagtgtgtgtgtgtgtatacaggtgtgaTGGTGATTCTGGAATATGGCTTTGTTCAGGGGTTTTGATGTTCAGGGGTTTTGATGTTCAGGGGTTTTGATGTTCAGGGGTTTTGGTGTTCAGGGGTTTTGATGTTCAGGAGTTTTGATGTTCAGGGGTTTTGATGTATAATTACATGTTTAAGTAAAAGAAatggtgggtgtgtgtatatgtaaatgtagtcTATAACCTTTTTTAACATAAAAttcatataccatcatcatcatcatcttcatcattgtttaacgtccgttttccatgctagcatgggttgggtagtttgaccggggtctgggaagccaggagtctgcaccaggctccagtctgatctggcagtgtttctacagctggatgcccttcctaacgccaaccactccatgagtgtagtgggtgctttttacatgtcaccgacacagacacCAGTTAGGTGACGCtggcatcatttatatatatatattttttaagaaaggaaaggaaacctTTAGGTTGTACAAGGAAAGGAAACCTTTAGGTTGTGCCTATTGAACAAACATCCTTAACTGTGTATCTGCCTGAAGTGCTTGTCTACTATCCTAAGGAATATCCTCCCCATACAAGTTTTAACATTGAGGGAAAAGGGTGGGGCAAACGAAATGACCTTCCAGTGGCACTTCTTTTGTGAGTGCTAGGGCCTGGTATATAGGAGATGCAGCCCTTAAACCCACTGGATGATAGGGCTTTGTTATATTAGGGAGTCATGATATCAAAAATTTCTTGATTTGAGGACAGGTTTGAAGTCCACTTGTTAACATTCTTCTCTAGGTTCCTGAACAAGATCAGTGGGCAGCAGAAGGCTGTGTTGATGTAGGGTAGCCTCTCGTTTGGTTTGCAATAGGGCCAGCCAGTACGGACTGGAGCCCAAGTCTAGCATGATGTTCCCACTAATTTGCtacaactaccatcactaccatcatatcCCTATCCACCACACTCTCTATtcttgtctgttttctttttttgtttctctctcacacagCCACAAGGTATGACAGTTCTACCCGTCATCTGCAGTCTTCCATTTGGTTGGCAGAGGTCATCTTTCATGCTGCCACCagctccaccatcaccatcgcaacCATTCCAGTTGGTACTTAcagtattgctgctgctgttaccgcACATGTCTTGGTGCCAAACAAAAGCAGCAGAAGACCACTTAATTTCTGAACTGGTACATTCTATAGAGAAAGCATCAGTTTTCTTTGACGAATACCAAAACAATATCAATGTAGACGGTTTATTTGGAATTCAAGTAGGACAAGGTGAGTATAAACTATTTTATACTCAGTAATTATGCTGAATATATTCATAGTTAAAAGCATCCTTAACCTTCAGTACAAAACAATGGCAATGTAACGTAGTAATCAAACTTTCGCATaggtacaggcatagctgtgtagttaagaagctcgctttgcagccatAAGGGTTTGGGTTTAGTCACACTGCACAGCATCTTtggccagtgtcttctgctatagtcctgtGATGACTGTCTTGAGAgtgaatttcatatctatttttatttatagctagcagtatcgcccggcgttgctcgggtttgattcgaccctttagaattggaaattttgaaaagtaaaagttttgcattatgtagcttgttgttctctttaagtgaacatttttctggttgaattaCACCGAAatatggtgacacagcagtcaaagaatcgtaaaaaatagggattttcatagaaaaaaagcacctttttgatgtaaatgatttttggtgttaacatggtctgatttgaattttttcttctacagaatgaagagcaagccttctatcatactctcaattttggtcaacttgcgccgcagggtctcggagatagtattagttgaatgctaccaaacctgtcacacacagacaaattcagctttatatactcttttctcttttacttgtttcagtcatttgactgcagccatgctggagcaccacctttaatcaagcaactcgaccccgggacttattctttttgtaaacccagtacttattctatcggtctcctttgccgaaccgctaagtaacgggggacataaacacaccagcatcggttgtcaagcaatgctagggggacaatcacagacacacaaacatacacgcacacacatatatatatacatatatacgatgggcttctttcagtttccgtctaccaaatccactcacaaggctttggtcggccagaggctatagcagaagacacttgcccaaggtgccacgcagtgggactgaacccggaaccatgtggttggtaaacaagctacttaccacacagccactccagcgcctatatatatagatttgctatttatttatttattcattgtgcaGGTCAATTGCTCAGTATTGATAAATTATTATCCAAGATTCATGCGGatgagaaactgaaagagaagatCCAACAGATCATAGCAAGGATGGAAGTGGTTATCAAGTTGATTAACAACAGAAACCAGAAGAGCATGACATCCTACAGCCAACGTTTCAAGCAGCTGGTTACAGAACCAATGGAAATACCCTGGGTACCACGGTGGCTGGTTGACAACCAAAAACCGATATCCTTTGAAAAGCTGCAGGTTTACAATGAAGAATTTGGTGACACTTGCTTGGCCCGTGTGTTAGGTAGCTATGTACCGGAAGATGAGTGAGTTTTTGTATGTTGGGTGTTCTTGTCATCACTGACAAAACCACTTTTTTTACTATTCTCATCATCAcctttgccatcatcatcattgccatcttcatcttttttcttctcctcttgcccctcatcatcatcatgcctatcatcaccaccattatcactgttgtcattgttattgagCTGCCACTGTCATCATCAACTTGTCCACTTCCTTTGTCCTTCTTACCCACCAcctcaattgtcatcatcatcatcatcatcattcctatcATCGTTACCATTGTCTTTGAGCTGCCAattccattgtcatcatcatcatcatcatcatcaacatcattcttATCATCGTTACCATTGTCTTTGAGCTGCCactttcatcgtcatcatcatcatcatcatcgtcgtcgtcgtcatcatcatcatcatcattcttatcatcgTTACCATTGTCTTTGAGCTGCAactttcattgtcatcatcatcatcatcatcgtcatcatcatcatcatcatcattcttatcatcgTTACCATTGTCTTTGAGCTGCCactttcattgtcatcatcatcatcatcatcgtcatcatcatcatcaacatcattcttATCAT comes from the Octopus sinensis linkage group LG26, ASM634580v1, whole genome shotgun sequence genome and includes:
- the LOC115224912 gene encoding UPF0764 protein C16orf89 homolog; translated protein: MTVLPVICSLPFGWQRSSFMLPPAPPSPSQPFQLVLTVLLLLLPHMSWCQTKAAEDHLISELVHSIEKASVFFDEYQNNINVDGLFGIQVGQGQLLSIDKLLSKIHADEKLKEKIQQIIARMEVVIKLINNRNQKSMTSYSQRFKQLVTEPMEIPWVPRWLVDNQKPISFEKLQVYNEEFGDTCLARVLGSYVPEDEDQLPKCNVTKECLDFMTKQNTTGYYLSHQLLYFNCIQMNDCAGRAGFEEFQERPTVVDIQRQLCGKMYNEAKQLAIHGYVDLSFQDLFAEHNFLCAPLGFQNFLHADWIKMVISWQSPIGCFAETTVDNTLYSTRSSPTMRKLMREELMPNGCLSHKSGLCYGVLTTYLNGILRRQLYHS